TCGGCACCGCCATCTGGTCGGGCGTGATTTCCTTGACCAGGTCCTGCACCGCCCACGGCACCGAGGGGTCGTTCTTGATGCGGAAGTGGTACATCGACTGCATGGCCTGGTGGTCTTGCGGGCGGAAGGTCATCTGGCCCTTGGGCGTGTCGAAGCTCATGCCTTCCATCGTCTTGATGAGCGTGTCGGTGTCGCTCTTGCCGGCGCTCTTTTTCAGCGCGGTGACGACGGCGATGGCGGCGGACATGCCGCCCGCGGTGAAGAAGTCCGGCGGCTGGCCATAGCGCTTCTGGTGCTCGGCCACCAGCCAGTCGTTGATCGGATTCTTCGGGATGCCGTAGTAGTAATAAGTGGCGCCTTCCATGCCGGCCAGCGACTTGAGCGGCGTCATCGCGGCCAGCGTGTTGCCGCCGGTGGCGATCTCGATGCCGAAGCGCTTCGGATCCAGGTCGGCGATCTTGAACGGATTGCCGGCGCCGGCCCACAGGATGAAGATGATCTTGCGGCCCGGCTTGTCCTTGAGCGCGTCGAACAGGCGCTGGGCGCCGGCGGTGAAGTCGGTGGCGTTGGCCGGCAGGTATTCCTCGTGCACGATCCTGGCCTGCTTGAGCGCGCCCTTGAAGGCCTTGACGCCGTCGCGGCCGAACGCGTAGTCCTGCGCCAGCATGGCGATGGACGTATCCGGCTGGTCGAAGGCGACGGCGTTGGCGATGGCGTCCTGCGACGAATTGCGGCCGGTGCGGAAGATGTACTTGTTCCACTTGTCGCCGGTGATCGAATCGGCCACCGCCGGTTCCACCAGCAGGATCTTCTCGTATTCCTCGGCGATCGGCAGCATGGCCAGCGCCACGCCCGACGAGGTCGGGCCCACCGCGATGTCGGCGTTGTCGTCGGCGTAGGCCGAGGCGAGCTGGGCGCGGGCGACGTCGGGCTTGCCCTGGTTGTCCTTCTCGATCACGCGGATCTTGCGGCCGGCCACCGTCATGGTGCCCTGCGTGGCGTATTCCAGGCCCAGCATCAGGCCGTTGTGGGTCTGCTTGGCGTAGGCCTCCAGCGGCCCGGTCTTGTCGTAGACGTGCGCCACGACGAAGTCCTTGGCCGTGGCGGCGGAACTCAGGCACAGGCCGGCCAGCGCGGCGAGCAGGATGCGTTTCATGGGAGTCTCCTTGTTCCTAGAGGGCGCCGGCGGCTGCGTCGGCGGCCGGCGTGGCGAGAAATTGGCGGACGGCCTCGATCTGCGG
The window above is part of the Achromobacter deleyi genome. Proteins encoded here:
- a CDS encoding substrate-binding domain-containing protein; protein product: MKRILLAALAGLCLSSAATAKDFVVAHVYDKTGPLEAYAKQTHNGLMLGLEYATQGTMTVAGRKIRVIEKDNQGKPDVARAQLASAYADDNADIAVGPTSSGVALAMLPIAEEYEKILLVEPAVADSITGDKWNKYIFRTGRNSSQDAIANAVAFDQPDTSIAMLAQDYAFGRDGVKAFKGALKQARIVHEEYLPANATDFTAGAQRLFDALKDKPGRKIIFILWAGAGNPFKIADLDPKRFGIEIATGGNTLAAMTPLKSLAGMEGATYYYYGIPKNPINDWLVAEHQKRYGQPPDFFTAGGMSAAIAVVTALKKSAGKSDTDTLIKTMEGMSFDTPKGQMTFRPQDHQAMQSMYHFRIKNDPSVPWAVQDLVKEITPDQMAVPIQNKR